The DNA region CAGTACGGCTTAGGCGTGCCGCAGGACGATGTACTTGCTTATATGTGGTTGAATCTATCGGCGACCCAAGGCAATGCGCCTCCGCAGGAGAACAAAGACACCGTAGAGAGGCGGATGACTCGCGAACAAATAGCCGAAGCCCAACGGCTGTCCCGCGAGTGGCTAGAGGCGCATCCCCCCGGCAACTAGCCCCCCTCCGTGGCACCCAGCCACACCCAGCTGCCTAGCAGTGTTCTGCGCGTCCTGAGTTGCGGGTACGCGGCTAGTCTCTTCCCGTAGTTGGTGGTTGAAGTGGGTTGCCCAGTTGATGCGCCCCTCCTTCTTGGAAATTGTTAGGAGCCGTTCTGCATATTCTTATACAAAGGCTAGACAACTGTTAAAAAGTGTACGATATTATTGTAGGTTACTTATACAACCATGATCTAAGGGTCATCCCACGATGTCGTATCCAGGAGCTAGGGAAGCAATCGATTTCGAACGGATAGACATCTCTTCGATGCAATTTTGCTCTAGCCGAGGAGGTCGCATCTTTCGCTTACTAGCTGTGGTGCTTTGCACTTGTTTGATACCTGTTACGCTGGCTGCCCAGGAGCAAGAAATGAGGGTTGTCGTGGATTTCACCGAAGGGGAGGGCATCCGCTGGTCGATTGTCAACGACGGCGTTATGGGTGGTCGGTCGACCAGCAAGCTATCGCTGACTGACCAGAAGACAGCGCTTTTCACGGGGTTCGTGTCCCTGGAGAACAACGGGGGGTTCGCATCCAGCCGTGCGGGATTTGTATCCCTGGACCTCTCCGCATACGGGGGCGTCACCCTCAGGGTTAGAGGAGATGGCCGACGATATCAACTTCGCTTCCGTCAGGACGGGGCGTTCGACGGTGTGGCGTACGGGGTGGAGTTCAAAACAACCCTCGGAGAATGGATCGAGGTCAACCTGCCGTTCGAAACATTTCAAGCGACCTTCCGCGGTTATGTACCCAGGGGAAGTGGGCGACTCAACCCAACCAATATTCGACAGTTGGGTATTCTCATAGGTGATGAG from Longimicrobiales bacterium includes:
- a CDS encoding CIA30 family protein, which encodes MRVVVDFTEGEGIRWSIVNDGVMGGRSTSKLSLTDQKTALFTGFVSLENNGGFASSRAGFVSLDLSAYGGVTLRVRGDGRRYQLRFRQDGAFDGVAYGVEFKTTLGEWIEVNLPFETFQATFRGYVPRGSGRLNPTNIRQLGILIGDEKEGPFALEIDWVKAYRTVS